A window of the Halobacterium hubeiense genome harbors these coding sequences:
- a CDS encoding phosphate-starvation-inducible PsiE family protein, with translation MDVDDHVRITERLIQSVEIVAAYVLVLLFAVGVFDLGLTIFDLVRTGAITQTSEVIALIDTVLLLFIIVEIYQTVVAYTREESVVRIVIITGIIAVTRRVISFHPDDHAAQEALLTSAGFAILLAVLVGALYIVRKTPTESGSLH, from the coding sequence ATGGACGTCGACGACCACGTACGAATCACCGAGCGGCTCATCCAGTCGGTCGAAATCGTCGCCGCGTACGTGCTCGTCCTCCTGTTCGCCGTCGGCGTCTTCGACCTCGGGCTGACCATCTTCGACCTCGTGCGCACGGGCGCCATCACGCAGACCAGCGAGGTCATCGCGCTCATCGACACCGTCCTCCTGCTGTTCATCATCGTGGAAATCTACCAGACGGTCGTCGCGTACACCCGCGAGGAGAGCGTCGTCCGCATCGTCATCATCACCGGCATCATCGCGGTCACCCGACGGGTCATCAGCTTCCACCCCGACGACCACGCCGCACAGGAAGCGCTGCTGACGTCCGCCGGGTTCGCAATCCTGCTCGCCGTGCTCGTCGGCGCGCTCTACATCGTCCGGAAGACCCCAACCGAATCCGGCAGCCTCCACTGA
- a CDS encoding cysteine hydrolase family protein: MEFDAERTAVVVVDVQNGFCHPEGSLYAPASEDVIDPVTSLVARAREAGASVVYTRDVHPPEQFEDTHYYDEFERWGEHVVEGTWDAQLHDRLDIRDDDYVVEKHTYDAFYQTGLDGHLDAHGIDDLLVCGTLANVCVLHTAGSAGLRDYRPVLVEDAIGYIEEEHREYALDHADWLFGEVVDRDGVAFA; encoded by the coding sequence ATGGAGTTCGACGCCGAACGCACCGCTGTCGTCGTCGTGGACGTGCAGAACGGCTTCTGCCACCCCGAGGGGAGCCTGTACGCGCCCGCCAGCGAGGACGTTATCGACCCCGTCACCTCGCTCGTCGCCCGGGCGCGGGAGGCGGGCGCGAGCGTCGTCTACACGCGGGACGTCCACCCGCCCGAGCAGTTCGAGGACACCCACTACTACGACGAGTTCGAGCGCTGGGGCGAGCACGTCGTCGAGGGGACGTGGGACGCCCAACTGCACGACCGCCTCGACATCCGCGACGACGACTACGTCGTGGAGAAACACACCTACGACGCGTTCTACCAGACCGGCCTCGACGGCCACCTCGACGCGCACGGCATCGACGACCTGCTGGTCTGCGGGACGCTGGCGAACGTCTGCGTGCTCCACACCGCGGGGAGCGCGGGCCTGCGGGACTACCGGCCGGTGCTCGTCGAGGACGCCATCGGCTACATCGAGGAGGAGCACCGCGAGTACGCCCTCGACCACGCCGACTGGCTGTTCGGGGAGGTCGTCGACCGCGACGGCGTGGCGTTCGCGTAG
- a CDS encoding Hvo_1808 family surface protein, with protein MTRRILAVAFVALVVLAGCQSPAVTGGDPAETTTAPATSDFDYADPAGDALGWEGGYWHNESLPVTVGDGLNETEREMVVNRSMARVEQLRGIEFQKPVSVDVISRSTYREEYAGSGNASDAMETFDNVKFEALFLVGEQNDSLAVQDSNRGSNVLGFYTPRDDRIVVISESETPTIDENTLGHELMHALQFRNFNANFSSATRDQSNAHNGLIEGEASFLDSQYSERCGVEWECATPEASGGGGGSSDIHRGIYTMSYFPYSAGSAFVEHVHDAGGWDAVVDVYDDPPASSEQVAQPEKYGSDQPTDVSLPDRSSDDWERVTPGGRAPYGEVGVGGLTAMFGYTYYEQNRHPQSAVLNPLDFDANGNIDLSSPFDYATQPVAGWDGEQLWVYENGDDTAYTWRLAFDSSGDAREFAQTYRQLLQYWGAQERSDGVWRIPENESEFADAFRVTRSGDEVTIVNAPTPDDLGDVHSR; from the coding sequence ATGACACGCCGCATTCTCGCCGTGGCGTTCGTCGCGCTGGTCGTGCTCGCGGGCTGTCAGTCCCCCGCGGTGACTGGCGGCGACCCCGCGGAGACCACGACTGCGCCCGCGACGAGCGACTTCGACTACGCCGACCCCGCCGGCGACGCGCTCGGCTGGGAGGGCGGCTACTGGCACAACGAGTCCCTCCCGGTCACTGTCGGTGACGGCCTCAACGAGACCGAACGCGAGATGGTCGTCAACCGCTCGATGGCGCGTGTCGAGCAGCTCCGCGGCATCGAGTTCCAGAAGCCGGTGTCCGTGGACGTCATCTCGCGGTCGACGTACCGCGAGGAGTACGCCGGCTCCGGGAACGCCAGCGACGCCATGGAGACGTTCGACAACGTGAAATTCGAGGCGCTGTTCCTCGTCGGCGAGCAAAACGACTCGCTTGCCGTCCAGGACTCCAACCGCGGGTCGAACGTCCTCGGGTTCTACACGCCCCGCGACGACCGCATCGTCGTCATCTCCGAGTCCGAGACGCCGACCATCGACGAGAACACGCTCGGCCACGAGCTGATGCACGCCCTGCAGTTCCGGAACTTCAACGCGAACTTCTCGTCGGCGACCCGCGACCAGTCGAACGCCCACAACGGCCTCATCGAGGGCGAAGCGAGCTTCCTCGACAGCCAGTACAGCGAGCGTTGCGGCGTCGAGTGGGAGTGCGCGACGCCCGAGGCGTCCGGCGGCGGTGGCGGTAGTAGTGACATTCACCGCGGCATTTACACTATGTCGTACTTCCCGTACAGCGCGGGGTCGGCGTTCGTCGAGCACGTTCACGACGCCGGCGGCTGGGACGCGGTCGTGGACGTCTACGACGACCCGCCGGCGTCCTCCGAGCAGGTCGCCCAGCCCGAGAAGTACGGGAGCGACCAGCCCACGGACGTCTCGCTTCCCGACCGCTCCAGCGACGACTGGGAGCGCGTGACGCCGGGCGGCCGCGCGCCCTACGGCGAGGTCGGCGTCGGCGGCCTCACCGCGATGTTCGGCTACACGTACTACGAGCAGAATCGCCATCCACAGAGCGCCGTGTTGAACCCCCTAGACTTCGACGCGAACGGCAACATTGACCTGTCCTCGCCGTTCGACTACGCCACCCAGCCCGTCGCGGGCTGGGACGGCGAGCAGCTCTGGGTGTACGAGAACGGCGACGACACCGCGTACACGTGGCGGCTCGCGTTCGACTCCAGCGGTGACGCCCGCGAGTTCGCGCAGACGTACCGCCAGCTCCTCCAGTACTGGGGGGCCCAAGAGCGCTCGGACGGCGTCTGGCGCATCCCCGAGAACGAGAGCGAGTTCGCGGACGCGTTCCGCGTCACGCGCTCCGGGGACGAGGTCACCATCGTGAACGCGCCGACGCCCGACGACCTCGGGGACGTCCACTCGCGGTAG
- a CDS encoding nicotinate phosphoribosyltransferase, translated as MSFDVVPPEAIESGRATDAYFERTETTLEFAGKNPRVVAEVTADQFPTGEFELLAGVKDAAHLLEGLPIDVDAMPEGSLFDGGPVLRIEGDYRDFARYETSLLGFLSHASGVATAALEARRAAPDSQVLSFGARHVHPSIAAMVERSALVGGLDGFSHLAAGDVIGREAGGTMPHALLICFGRGNQEAAWRAYDDAVDESVPRVALCDTYSDEKDEVLRAIDELGDDLDSVRLDTTGSRRGDFRHIVREIRWELDARDRRDVDIFLSGGLGPTELRNLRDVADGFGVGSHVSNADPVDFALDIVEVEGEPAAKRGKLSGKKDVYRTRDGGHHVGLAARPGPTDGTSLLDPLIRDGELVRTFSIEDAADRALDDAERVGFRERAE; from the coding sequence GTGAGCTTCGACGTCGTCCCGCCCGAGGCCATCGAGAGCGGGCGCGCGACCGACGCGTACTTCGAGCGCACCGAGACGACCCTGGAGTTCGCCGGGAAGAACCCCCGCGTGGTCGCGGAGGTCACCGCCGACCAGTTCCCGACCGGGGAGTTCGAACTGCTCGCGGGCGTCAAGGACGCCGCCCACCTCCTCGAAGGCCTCCCCATCGACGTGGACGCGATGCCGGAGGGGTCGCTGTTCGACGGCGGTCCCGTCCTCCGCATCGAGGGCGACTACCGCGACTTCGCGCGCTACGAGACCTCCCTACTGGGCTTTCTCTCGCACGCCTCCGGCGTCGCGACCGCCGCCCTCGAAGCTCGCCGCGCCGCACCGGACTCCCAAGTGCTGAGCTTCGGCGCGCGCCACGTCCACCCCTCGATTGCGGCGATGGTCGAGCGCTCCGCGCTCGTCGGCGGCCTCGACGGCTTCTCCCACCTCGCCGCCGGCGACGTCATCGGCCGCGAGGCCGGCGGGACGATGCCCCACGCCCTCCTCATCTGCTTCGGGCGCGGCAACCAGGAGGCGGCGTGGCGCGCGTACGACGACGCGGTCGACGAGTCCGTGCCGCGGGTCGCGCTCTGTGACACGTACAGCGACGAGAAAGACGAAGTCCTGCGCGCCATCGACGAACTCGGCGACGACCTCGACAGCGTCCGCCTCGACACCACGGGGTCGCGGCGCGGCGACTTCCGGCACATCGTCCGCGAGATTCGCTGGGAGCTGGACGCCCGCGACCGCCGGGACGTCGACATCTTCCTCAGCGGGGGCCTCGGCCCGACGGAACTCCGCAATCTCCGCGACGTCGCGGACGGCTTCGGCGTCGGGAGTCACGTCTCGAACGCCGACCCCGTAGACTTCGCGCTCGACATCGTCGAAGTCGAGGGCGAGCCCGCGGCCAAGCGCGGGAAGCTCTCCGGGAAGAAAGACGTCTACCGCACGCGCGACGGCGGCCACCACGTCGGCCTCGCCGCCCGGCCCGGCCCGACGGACGGCACGTCGCTGCTTGACCCGCTGATTCGGGACGGCGAACTCGTCCGAACCTTCAGCATCGAGGACGCCGCCGACCGCGCGCTCGACGACGCCGAGCGTGTCGGCTTCAGGGAGCGCGCGGAGTAA
- a CDS encoding TIGR00296 family protein — protein MAEAQSVVLSFEDGARTVELARESVEAFVRNGQREQPGSMRDAFYNRTSAFVRLESTHGRGRLRGCAGAQKSARDLGSRDQQLGHAIVEASIKAASDASCGSEVEAAELPNLRVSVCTVSNLVLTDDPVEDIELGVHGVAIDGDGQHGWMYPTLPVENDWSVFEYLDRTCRKAGLPNGAWEDDDVMVTLFEGQVFRETGEDAEEPVEELTA, from the coding sequence ATGGCCGAGGCCCAGTCAGTAGTACTTTCCTTCGAGGACGGCGCCCGGACAGTCGAACTAGCACGCGAATCCGTCGAGGCGTTCGTCCGGAACGGCCAGCGCGAGCAGCCCGGAAGCATGCGGGATGCCTTCTACAACCGAACGAGCGCGTTCGTTCGACTGGAGTCCACCCACGGCCGCGGCCGGCTCCGGGGCTGCGCGGGCGCCCAGAAGTCCGCCCGCGACCTCGGGAGCCGCGACCAGCAGCTCGGGCACGCCATCGTCGAGGCGTCCATCAAGGCCGCCTCCGACGCCTCGTGTGGCTCGGAGGTCGAGGCCGCGGAGCTGCCGAACCTCCGCGTCTCCGTCTGCACGGTGTCGAATCTCGTCCTCACGGACGACCCCGTCGAGGACATCGAGCTCGGCGTTCACGGCGTCGCCATCGACGGCGACGGCCAGCACGGCTGGATGTATCCGACGCTGCCCGTCGAGAACGACTGGAGCGTCTTCGAGTACCTCGACCGCACCTGCCGGAAGGCGGGCCTCCCGAACGGCGCGTGGGAGGACGACGACGTGATGGTCACGCTCTTCGAGGGCCAGGTCTTCCGAGAGACCGGCGAGGACGCCGAGGAGCCCGTCGAAGAGCTCACCGCGTAG
- a CDS encoding aminopeptidase encodes MDPRIEEHAEVLVDWSARVEEGDDVVLSVGPDAHELAVAVAEKVGERGANLVTTYASSELGRAYALAHEDDFDENPEYELALYENADVVLSIGGGRNTSEGSDIPAETRRAQSKARQGIREARMDTDWVSTVHPTRSLAQQANMSFEEYREFAYDAILRDWEELADQMANMKEILDAGSEVRLVKEDTDLTMSIENRTAVNSAASVAYDSHNLPSGEVFTAPHATEGEVFFDVPMTIRGERVQDVHLTFEDGEVVDYSAAQNESVVGEILDTDEGARRLGELGIGMNRGIDQFTDSILFDEKMGDTVHLAVGRAYDSNYPEGYEDEANESAVHVDMITDVSEDSFMEVDGEVVQRNGTFRWEDGFDG; translated from the coding sequence ATGGACCCCCGCATCGAGGAACACGCGGAAGTGCTGGTGGACTGGAGCGCGCGCGTCGAGGAGGGCGACGACGTCGTATTGAGCGTCGGCCCGGACGCCCACGAGCTCGCAGTCGCCGTCGCGGAGAAGGTCGGCGAGCGCGGCGCGAATCTCGTCACGACGTACGCGTCGAGCGAACTCGGCCGGGCGTACGCGCTCGCTCACGAGGACGACTTCGACGAGAACCCCGAGTACGAACTCGCGCTCTACGAGAACGCCGACGTGGTACTCTCCATCGGTGGCGGCCGCAATACCAGTGAAGGCTCGGACATCCCCGCCGAGACGCGCCGCGCACAGTCGAAAGCCCGGCAGGGCATCCGCGAGGCCCGGATGGACACGGACTGGGTGTCGACGGTCCACCCGACGCGGTCGCTCGCCCAGCAGGCGAACATGTCCTTCGAGGAGTACCGGGAGTTCGCGTACGACGCCATCCTCCGCGACTGGGAGGAACTGGCCGACCAGATGGCGAACATGAAGGAGATTCTCGACGCGGGCAGCGAGGTCCGGCTCGTCAAGGAGGACACCGACCTCACGATGTCAATCGAGAACCGGACTGCCGTGAACTCCGCGGCGTCGGTCGCGTACGACTCGCACAATCTCCCGTCGGGCGAGGTGTTCACCGCGCCCCACGCCACCGAGGGCGAGGTGTTCTTCGACGTCCCGATGACGATTCGCGGCGAGCGCGTGCAGGACGTCCACCTCACGTTCGAGGACGGCGAGGTCGTCGACTACAGCGCCGCCCAGAACGAGAGCGTCGTCGGCGAGATTCTGGACACCGATGAGGGCGCGCGCCGCCTCGGCGAGCTCGGCATCGGGATGAACCGCGGCATCGACCAGTTCACCGACTCCATCCTCTTCGACGAGAAGATGGGCGACACCGTCCACCTCGCGGTCGGCCGCGCCTACGACTCCAACTACCCCGAGGGCTACGAGGACGAGGCCAACGAGTCGGCCGTCCACGTGGACATGATTACGGACGTCAGCGAGGACTCGTTCATGGAAGTCGACGGCGAGGTCGTCCAGCGCAACGGGACGTTCCGGTGGGAAGACGGGTTCGACGGATAG
- a CDS encoding CBS domain-containing protein codes for MVDLTAPRIEDVVRLPEDAFLDQVAETMHAEDVGSVVVTGDTTDLAGIVTDRDLALALRDGIDPEQTTVDEVMTPDPVTAEQGAEIFEVVETMREEDVRRLPLVDEAGDVVRLVSLDDALVLLGEEMADVAELVETQV; via the coding sequence ATGGTCGACCTGACAGCACCACGAATCGAGGACGTCGTGCGCCTGCCCGAGGACGCGTTCCTCGACCAGGTCGCGGAGACGATGCACGCCGAAGACGTCGGCAGCGTCGTCGTCACCGGCGACACGACCGACCTCGCGGGCATCGTCACCGACCGCGACCTCGCGCTCGCGCTCCGCGACGGCATCGACCCCGAGCAGACGACCGTGGACGAGGTGATGACGCCCGACCCCGTCACGGCCGAGCAGGGCGCGGAAATCTTCGAGGTCGTGGAGACGATGCGCGAGGAGGACGTCCGCCGGCTCCCGCTCGTGGACGAGGCGGGCGACGTCGTCCGGCTGGTGAGCCTCGACGACGCGCTCGTGTTGCTCGGCGAGGAGATGGCCGACGTCGCCGAACTCGTCGAGACACAGGTGTAA
- a CDS encoding valine--tRNA ligase — translation MTNIPDSYDPDRIESEWQSDWQDSDVYEFDPSDADTEYIIDTPPPYPTGNLHLGHALGWSYIDFTARFHRLQGDAVLFPQGWDCHGLPTEVKVEENHDIHRTDVSREEFREMCVEHTEARITEMKQTMTEMGFSQDWSAEFRTMDPEYWGQTQSSFVEMADDDMVYRDEHPVNWCPRCETAIADAEVENVDREGTLYYVTFEGVGNDDIEIATTRPELLAACVGMAVDPEDERFEGRVGDTFEVPLFGQEVELLADDEVDPEFGSGAVMICTFGDKQDVDWWAEYDLDLRSVFTEDGHLSEEAAEFAGLTIDEAKTEIADALDDEGYLNDSEPTEQSVGACWRCDTPIEILSKEQWFVEVDQDLILEKAEDVEWIPEHMHDRLVDWAEGMEWDWVISRQRVFATPIPAWECADCGHWHIAEDAETPVDPTEEDPAVGACPECGSHDWRGETDVMDTWMDSSITPLHISGWPEDIDLEEFEPVGLRPQGHDIIRTWAFYTLLRTGALTDEAPWEDILVNGMVFGDDGNKMSKSRGNVVAPDEAIEEYSADAVRQALALGGQPGSDVQFQWKEVKSASRFLTKLWNIVKFAGGHFDEDTPDVADPAYRDADRWILSELTRVADEVEAEMEAYRFDAALRRLREFAWEDLADDYVELVKGRLYNGRPGERAAAEKTLYTAVTAVVRMLSPFSPHVTEEIWTHLPGTEGSVHNATWPDVDMLDEDAEVAGEYIAETASEVRAWKSENHIPLNESLDRVELYFDAGNDASLDTYDLSETVNAPIKLVEGRPDIELVPVEADADDSKVGPEFRSEAGAVMQAVEDADPAEIQAQMHSGDTVTVEADGETYELDADWLTVEEEYRAQSGEEVAVVETSFGTVLVYE, via the coding sequence ATGACGAACATTCCGGACAGCTACGACCCCGACCGCATCGAATCCGAGTGGCAAAGCGACTGGCAGGACTCCGACGTCTACGAGTTCGACCCCAGCGACGCCGACACCGAGTACATCATCGACACGCCGCCGCCGTACCCCACGGGGAACCTCCACCTCGGGCACGCGCTCGGCTGGTCGTACATCGACTTCACCGCGCGCTTCCACCGCCTGCAGGGCGACGCCGTCCTCTTCCCGCAGGGCTGGGACTGCCACGGCCTCCCGACCGAGGTCAAAGTCGAGGAGAACCACGACATCCACCGCACGGACGTCTCCCGCGAGGAGTTCCGGGAGATGTGCGTCGAGCACACCGAGGCCCGCATCACCGAGATGAAGCAGACGATGACCGAGATGGGGTTCTCCCAGGACTGGTCGGCGGAGTTCCGCACGATGGACCCCGAGTACTGGGGGCAGACCCAGTCGTCGTTCGTCGAGATGGCCGACGACGACATGGTCTACCGCGACGAACACCCCGTCAACTGGTGCCCGCGCTGCGAGACCGCCATCGCGGACGCCGAGGTCGAGAACGTCGACCGCGAGGGCACCCTCTACTACGTCACGTTCGAGGGCGTCGGCAACGACGACATCGAAATCGCGACCACGCGCCCGGAGCTGCTGGCCGCCTGCGTCGGGATGGCCGTCGACCCCGAGGACGAGCGCTTCGAGGGCCGCGTCGGCGACACGTTCGAGGTCCCGCTGTTCGGCCAGGAGGTCGAACTGCTCGCCGACGACGAGGTCGACCCCGAGTTCGGGTCCGGCGCCGTCATGATCTGTACGTTCGGGGACAAGCAGGACGTCGACTGGTGGGCCGAGTACGACCTCGACCTCCGGTCGGTGTTCACCGAGGACGGCCACCTCTCCGAGGAGGCCGCCGAGTTCGCGGGCCTGACCATCGACGAGGCCAAGACCGAAATCGCGGACGCGCTCGACGACGAGGGCTACCTCAACGACAGCGAGCCCACCGAGCAGAGCGTCGGCGCGTGCTGGCGCTGCGACACGCCCATCGAGATTCTCTCCAAGGAGCAGTGGTTCGTCGAGGTCGACCAGGACCTGATTCTGGAGAAGGCCGAGGACGTCGAGTGGATTCCCGAGCACATGCACGACCGCCTCGTCGACTGGGCGGAGGGCATGGAGTGGGACTGGGTCATCTCCCGCCAGCGCGTGTTCGCGACGCCCATCCCCGCGTGGGAGTGCGCTGACTGCGGGCACTGGCACATCGCGGAAGACGCGGAGACGCCCGTGGACCCCACGGAGGAAGACCCCGCCGTCGGCGCCTGCCCCGAGTGCGGCAGCCACGACTGGCGCGGCGAGACCGACGTCATGGACACGTGGATGGACTCGTCGATTACGCCGCTGCACATCTCCGGGTGGCCCGAGGACATCGACCTCGAGGAGTTCGAGCCGGTCGGCCTGCGGCCGCAGGGCCACGACATCATCCGCACGTGGGCGTTCTACACGCTGCTGCGGACGGGCGCGCTCACCGACGAGGCGCCCTGGGAGGACATCCTCGTCAACGGCATGGTGTTCGGCGACGACGGCAACAAGATGTCCAAGTCCCGCGGGAACGTGGTCGCGCCCGACGAGGCCATCGAGGAGTACTCCGCGGACGCCGTCCGGCAGGCGCTCGCGCTCGGCGGCCAGCCCGGCAGCGACGTCCAGTTCCAGTGGAAGGAGGTCAAGTCCGCCTCCCGCTTCCTGACGAAGCTCTGGAACATCGTGAAGTTCGCGGGCGGGCACTTCGACGAGGACACGCCCGACGTCGCCGACCCCGCGTACCGCGACGCCGACCGCTGGATTCTCTCGGAACTCACGCGCGTCGCCGACGAGGTCGAAGCCGAGATGGAGGCGTATCGGTTCGACGCGGCGCTCCGTCGCCTCCGCGAGTTCGCGTGGGAGGACCTCGCCGACGACTACGTCGAACTCGTCAAGGGCCGGCTGTACAACGGCCGCCCCGGCGAGCGCGCCGCCGCCGAGAAGACCCTCTACACCGCGGTCACCGCGGTCGTCCGGATGCTGTCGCCGTTCAGCCCGCACGTCACCGAGGAAATCTGGACCCACCTCCCCGGAACCGAGGGCAGCGTCCACAACGCGACGTGGCCCGACGTCGACATGCTCGACGAGGACGCCGAGGTCGCCGGCGAGTACATCGCCGAGACCGCGAGCGAAGTCCGCGCGTGGAAGTCCGAGAACCACATCCCGCTGAACGAGTCGCTGGACCGCGTCGAGCTCTACTTCGACGCCGGCAACGACGCGAGCCTCGACACGTACGACCTCAGCGAGACCGTCAACGCCCCCATCAAGCTCGTGGAGGGGCGCCCGGACATCGAACTCGTCCCCGTCGAGGCCGACGCCGACGACTCGAAGGTCGGCCCCGAGTTCCGCAGCGAGGCCGGCGCGGTCATGCAGGCGGTCGAAGACGCCGACCCCGCCGAGATTCAGGCCCAGATGCACTCCGGGGACACCGTCACCGTCGAGGCCGACGGAGAGACGTACGAACTCGACGCCGACTGGCTGACTGTCGAGGAGGAGTACCGCGCCCAGTCCGGCGAGGAGGTCGCGGTCGTCGAGACCTCCTTCGGCACCGTCCTCGTCTACGAGTAG
- a CDS encoding ABC transporter substrate-binding protein, with protein sequence MRRRTFIKSGGAATVAGLLAGCTSGSETEDPTSEPTTTESSATTEEPTTSEDSSYSVSIEPMGEVSFDSVPETWVANNGSWADMGVALGREPPEAVWLARRYHTQYYDEIDDISVDAGDMTSLYQGGVDKELFYSLDADVHVIDPNFLLNRFSGWSEGDVEEISDSVAPFFGNSIFSRGYGWHEDYQYYSLYEAFEKLAQVFQRTERYEAFESLHEDFQSRVSDVVPAEGERPSVAIMWAAGDEPTSFSPYLISEGTSFKQWRDLQVNDALAETDVRDFHASRAEVDFETLLEIDPDVLLLRGQEAKTAEQFQNTVVSFLEDDTTASDLTAVQNGDVYRGGPLYQGPITNLVLTERAARQVYGVEEELFDRDRVANIVNGDF encoded by the coding sequence ATGCGACGACGCACGTTCATCAAGTCGGGCGGCGCGGCCACCGTCGCCGGCCTGCTCGCCGGCTGTACGAGCGGCTCGGAGACCGAGGACCCCACTTCCGAGCCGACGACCACCGAATCGAGCGCGACGACCGAGGAGCCGACGACCAGCGAAGACAGCTCCTACAGCGTCTCCATCGAGCCGATGGGCGAGGTGTCCTTCGACTCGGTGCCCGAGACGTGGGTCGCGAACAACGGCAGTTGGGCGGACATGGGCGTCGCACTCGGCCGCGAGCCGCCGGAAGCCGTCTGGCTCGCGCGCCGCTACCACACCCAGTACTACGACGAAATCGACGACATCTCCGTGGACGCCGGCGACATGACCTCGCTGTACCAGGGCGGCGTCGACAAGGAGCTGTTCTACTCGCTGGACGCCGACGTCCACGTCATCGACCCGAACTTCCTGCTGAACCGCTTCAGCGGCTGGAGCGAGGGCGACGTCGAGGAAATCAGCGACAGCGTCGCGCCGTTCTTCGGCAACAGCATCTTCTCGCGGGGCTACGGCTGGCACGAGGACTACCAGTACTACTCGCTGTACGAGGCCTTCGAGAAGCTCGCGCAGGTGTTCCAGCGCACGGAGCGCTACGAGGCCTTCGAGAGCCTCCACGAGGACTTCCAGTCCCGCGTCAGCGACGTCGTCCCCGCCGAGGGCGAGCGCCCCAGCGTCGCCATCATGTGGGCGGCCGGCGACGAGCCCACGTCCTTCTCGCCGTACCTCATCAGCGAGGGGACGAGCTTCAAGCAGTGGCGCGACCTCCAGGTCAACGACGCGCTCGCGGAGACCGACGTCCGTGACTTCCACGCCTCCCGCGCCGAGGTCGACTTCGAGACGCTGCTGGAAATCGACCCGGACGTCCTGCTGCTGCGCGGGCAGGAGGCCAAGACCGCCGAGCAGTTCCAGAACACCGTCGTCTCGTTCCTCGAAGACGACACCACCGCCAGCGACCTCACCGCCGTCCAGAACGGCGACGTCTACCGCGGCGGCCCGCTCTACCAGGGGCCGATTACGAACCTCGTGCTCACCGAGCGTGCCGCCCGGCAGGTGTACGGCGTCGAGGAGGAGCTGTTCGACCGCGACCGCGTCGCGAACATCGTCAACGGCGACTTCTGA